One window from the genome of Streptomyces sp. NBC_00708 encodes:
- a CDS encoding integration host factor yields the protein MALPPLTPEQRAAALEKAAAARRERAEVKNRLKHSGASLHEVIKSGQENDVIGKMKVSALLESLPGVGKVRAKQIMERLGISESRRVRGLGSNQIASLEREFGGSAA from the coding sequence GTGGCTCTTCCGCCCCTTACCCCTGAACAGCGCGCAGCCGCGCTCGAAAAGGCCGCCGCGGCTCGCCGGGAGCGGGCCGAGGTCAAGAATCGACTCAAGCACTCCGGCGCCTCCCTCCACGAGGTCATCAAGTCGGGCCAGGAGAACGACGTCATCGGCAAGATGAAGGTCTCCGCCCTGCTGGAGTCCCTGCCCGGCGTGGGCAAGGTCCGTGCCAAGCAGATCATGGAACGGCTCGGCATCTCCGAGAGCCGCCGTGTGCGGGGGCTTGGCTCCAACCAGATCGCATCCCTGGAGCGTGAGTTCGGCGGCAGCGCCGCCTGA
- the pyrF gene encoding orotidine-5'-phosphate decarboxylase: MTLEPFGARLRHAMDTRGPLCVGIDPHASLLTAWGLSDDIAGLERFTRTVVEALADRVAVLKPQSAFFERFGSRGVAVLEKAVEEARAAGALVLMDAKRGDIGSTMGAYAATYLDKDSPLFSDAVTVSPYLGFGSLRPALDAAAVSGAGVFVLALTSNPEGAEVQRATAADGRPLAQLMLDHMAAENAGAEPLGSVGAVVGATLGDAGVDLAINGPLLAPGIGAQGATPADLPGVFGDAVRNVVPSVSRGVLRHGPDVTGLREAAERFADGVRAAVSDR; this comes from the coding sequence ATGACCCTGGAACCCTTCGGCGCCCGGCTGCGCCACGCCATGGACACCCGTGGCCCGCTCTGTGTCGGCATCGACCCGCACGCCTCCCTGCTCACCGCCTGGGGGCTGAGCGACGACATCGCGGGCCTGGAGCGGTTCACCCGTACGGTCGTCGAGGCGCTGGCCGACCGGGTCGCGGTGCTCAAGCCGCAGTCCGCGTTCTTCGAGCGCTTCGGCTCGCGCGGTGTCGCCGTCCTGGAGAAGGCCGTCGAGGAGGCGCGTGCGGCAGGCGCCCTGGTCCTGATGGACGCCAAGCGCGGCGACATCGGCTCCACCATGGGCGCCTACGCGGCGACCTACCTGGACAAGGACTCGCCGCTGTTCTCGGACGCGGTCACGGTCTCCCCGTACCTCGGCTTCGGCTCGCTGCGGCCCGCGCTCGACGCGGCGGCGGTCTCCGGCGCCGGCGTCTTCGTCCTCGCGCTGACCTCCAACCCGGAGGGCGCCGAGGTGCAGCGCGCCACGGCCGCCGACGGCCGTCCGCTGGCCCAGCTGATGCTCGACCACATGGCCGCCGAGAACGCGGGCGCCGAACCGCTCGGCTCGGTCGGCGCGGTCGTCGGGGCGACGCTCGGCGACGCGGGTGTGGACCTGGCGATCAACGGCCCGCTGCTCGCCCCGGGCATCGGTGCGCAGGGGGCCACCCCGGCGGACCTGCCGGGTGTCTTCGGCGACGCGGTGCGCAATGTGGTGCCCAGCGTGAGCCGGGGCGTGCTGCGCCACGGTCCGGACGTGACGGGGCTGCGCGAGGCCGCGGAGCGCTTCGCGGACGGGGTCCGCGCGGCCGTCTCGGACCGCTGA
- a CDS encoding quinone-dependent dihydroorotate dehydrogenase — MYKFFFQLVFKRMDPEQAHYLAFRWIRLAARVPVLRTFVAAALAPRHKELRTEALGLRMHGPFGLAAGFDKNAVAIDGMAMLGFDHVEIGTVTGEPQPGNPKQRLFRLVADRALINRMGFNNEGSAAVAARLAARNPVFRTTVGVNIGKTKVVPEADAAADYVKSTERLAVHADYLVVNVSSPNTPGLRNLQATESLRPLLTAVREAADRTVTHRRVPLLVKIAPDLADEDVDAVADLAVELGLDGIIATNTTIAREGLGLKSSPDLVKETGGLSGAPLKERSLEVLGRLYGRVGDRITLVGVGGIENAEDAWQRILAGATLVQGYSAFIYEGPFYARAIHKGLAARLAASPYATLADAVGAETRKAAK; from the coding sequence ATGTACAAGTTCTTCTTCCAGCTGGTCTTCAAGCGGATGGACCCCGAGCAGGCCCACTACCTGGCCTTCCGCTGGATCCGCCTGGCCGCCCGCGTCCCCGTGCTGCGCACCTTCGTGGCCGCCGCCCTCGCCCCCCGCCACAAGGAGCTGCGCACCGAGGCCCTGGGCCTGCGGATGCACGGCCCCTTCGGGCTCGCCGCCGGCTTCGACAAGAACGCCGTCGCGATCGACGGCATGGCGATGCTCGGCTTCGACCACGTCGAGATCGGCACCGTGACCGGAGAGCCGCAGCCCGGCAACCCGAAGCAGCGCCTGTTCCGCCTGGTCGCGGACCGCGCGCTCATCAACCGCATGGGCTTCAACAACGAGGGCTCGGCCGCCGTCGCCGCGCGCCTGGCCGCCCGCAACCCGGTCTTCCGCACCACCGTCGGCGTCAACATCGGCAAGACCAAGGTGGTCCCCGAGGCCGACGCCGCCGCCGACTACGTGAAGTCCACCGAGCGCCTCGCCGTCCACGCCGACTACCTCGTCGTCAACGTCTCCTCGCCCAACACGCCCGGCCTGCGCAACCTCCAGGCCACCGAGTCGCTGCGCCCGCTGCTCACCGCCGTGCGCGAGGCGGCCGACCGGACCGTCACCCACCGCCGCGTCCCGCTGCTCGTCAAGATCGCCCCGGACCTCGCGGACGAGGACGTCGACGCCGTCGCCGACCTCGCCGTCGAACTGGGCCTGGACGGGATCATCGCCACCAACACCACCATCGCCCGCGAGGGCCTCGGCCTGAAGTCCTCGCCGGACCTGGTGAAGGAGACCGGCGGCCTGTCCGGCGCCCCCCTCAAGGAACGCTCCCTGGAGGTCCTGGGGCGCCTGTACGGCCGTGTCGGCGACCGGATCACCCTGGTGGGTGTCGGCGGCATCGAGAACGCCGAGGACGCCTGGCAGCGCATCCTCGCGGGCGCCACCCTCGTCCAGGGCTACAGCGCCTTCATCTACGAGGGCCCGTTCTACGCCCGCGCCATCCACAAGGGCCTGGCCGCGCGCCTGGCCGCCTCCCCGTACGCCACACTCGCCGACGCCGTCGGCGCGGAAACCCGGAAGGCAGCGAAATGA
- the carB gene encoding carbamoyl-phosphate synthase large subunit, with amino-acid sequence MPKRSDIQSVLVIGSGPIVIGQAAEFDYSGTQACRVLKAEGLRVILVNSNPATIMTDPEIADATYVEPITPEFVEKIIAKERPDALLPTLGGQTALNTAISMHDNGVLEKYGVELIGANVEAINKGEDRDLFKGVVEAVKAKIGYGESARSVICHSMDDVLAGVDTLGGYPVVVRPSFTMGGAGSGFAHDEEELRRIAGQGLTLSPTTEVLLEESILGWKEYELELMRDRNDNVVVVCSIENFDPMGVHTGDSITVAPAMTLTDREYQRLRDIGIAIIREVGVDTGGCNIQFAIDPTDGRVIVIEMNPRVSRSSALASKATGFPIAKIAAKLAVGYTLDEIPNDITEKTPASFEPTLDYVVVKAPRFAFEKFPSADSTLTTTMKSVGEAMAIGRNFTEALQKALRSLEKKGSQFTFTGEPGDKAALLAEAVRPTDGRINTVMQAIRAGATQEEVFDATKIDPWFVDQLFLIKEIADELAAADKLVPELLAEAKRHGFSDVQIAEIRGLREDVVREVRHALGIRPVYKTVDTCAAEFAAKTPYFYSSYDEESEVAPREKPAVIILGSGPNRIGQGIEFDYSCVHASFALSDAGYETVMVNCNPETVSTDYDTSDRLYFEPLTLEDVLEIVHAETLAGPVAGVVVQLGGQTPLGLSQALKDNGVPVVGTSPEAIHAAEDRGAFGRVLAEAGLPAPKHGTATTFDEAKAIADEIGYPVLVRPSYVLGGRGMEIVYDETRLSAYIAESTEISPTRPVLVDRFLDDAIEIDVDALYDGTELYLGGVMEHIEEAGIHSGDSACALPPITLGGHDVKRLRASTEAIAKGVGVRGLINIQFALSGDILYVLEANPRASRTVPFTSKATAVPLAKAAARISLGATVAELREEGLLPKSGDGGTLPLDAPISVKEAVMPWSRFRDIHGRGVDTILGPEMRSTGEVMGIDSVFGTAYAKSQAGAYGPLPTKGRAFISVANRDKRSMIFPARELVAHGFELLATSGTAEVLKRNGINATVVRKLSEGEGPNGERTIVQLIHEGGVDLIVNTPYGTGGRLDGYEIRTAAVARSVPCLTTVQALAAAVQGIDALNGGDVGVRSLQEHAEHLTAARD; translated from the coding sequence GTGCCTAAGCGCTCCGATATCCAGTCCGTCCTGGTCATCGGCTCCGGCCCGATCGTCATCGGGCAGGCCGCCGAGTTCGACTACTCCGGCACCCAGGCGTGCCGCGTCCTCAAGGCCGAGGGCCTGCGCGTCATCCTGGTGAACTCCAACCCGGCGACGATCATGACCGACCCGGAGATCGCCGACGCCACCTACGTCGAGCCGATCACCCCCGAGTTCGTCGAGAAGATCATCGCCAAGGAGCGCCCCGACGCGCTCCTGCCCACCCTGGGCGGCCAGACCGCGCTGAACACCGCGATCTCCATGCACGACAACGGTGTGCTGGAGAAGTACGGCGTCGAGCTCATCGGCGCCAACGTCGAGGCCATCAACAAGGGTGAGGACCGCGACCTCTTCAAGGGCGTCGTCGAGGCCGTCAAGGCGAAGATCGGCTACGGCGAGTCCGCCCGCTCGGTCATCTGCCACTCCATGGACGACGTCCTCGCCGGCGTCGACACCCTCGGCGGTTACCCCGTCGTCGTCCGCCCCTCCTTCACCATGGGCGGCGCCGGCTCCGGCTTCGCCCACGACGAGGAGGAGCTGCGCCGCATCGCCGGACAGGGCCTCACGCTCTCCCCGACCACCGAGGTGCTGCTCGAAGAGTCCATCCTCGGCTGGAAGGAGTACGAGCTGGAGCTGATGCGCGACCGCAACGACAACGTCGTGGTCGTCTGCTCCATCGAGAACTTCGACCCGATGGGCGTCCACACCGGTGACTCGATCACCGTCGCCCCGGCGATGACGCTCACCGACCGCGAGTACCAGCGGCTGCGCGACATCGGCATCGCGATCATCCGCGAGGTCGGCGTCGACACCGGCGGCTGCAACATCCAGTTCGCGATCGATCCCACCGACGGCCGCGTCATCGTCATCGAGATGAACCCGCGCGTCTCCCGCTCCTCGGCGCTCGCCTCCAAGGCCACCGGCTTCCCGATCGCCAAGATCGCCGCCAAGCTGGCCGTCGGCTACACGCTCGACGAGATCCCCAACGACATCACCGAGAAGACCCCGGCCTCCTTCGAGCCGACCCTCGACTACGTCGTCGTGAAGGCCCCGCGCTTTGCCTTCGAGAAGTTCCCCTCCGCCGACTCCACCCTCACCACCACCATGAAGTCGGTGGGCGAGGCCATGGCGATCGGCCGGAACTTCACGGAGGCCCTGCAGAAGGCCCTGCGCTCCCTGGAGAAGAAGGGCTCGCAGTTCACCTTCACCGGCGAGCCGGGCGACAAGGCCGCGCTGCTGGCCGAGGCGGTCCGCCCGACCGACGGCCGCATCAACACCGTCATGCAGGCGATCCGCGCCGGCGCCACCCAGGAGGAGGTCTTCGACGCTACGAAGATCGACCCCTGGTTCGTCGACCAGCTCTTCCTGATCAAGGAGATCGCCGACGAGCTGGCCGCCGCCGACAAGCTCGTCCCCGAGCTGCTGGCCGAGGCCAAGCGGCACGGCTTCTCGGACGTCCAGATCGCCGAGATCCGCGGCCTGCGCGAGGACGTCGTCCGCGAGGTCCGGCACGCGCTCGGCATCCGCCCGGTCTACAAGACGGTGGACACCTGCGCCGCCGAATTCGCCGCGAAGACCCCGTACTTCTACTCCTCCTACGACGAGGAGAGCGAGGTCGCCCCGCGCGAGAAGCCCGCGGTGATCATCCTGGGCTCCGGCCCCAACCGCATCGGCCAGGGCATCGAGTTCGACTACTCCTGCGTCCACGCCTCCTTCGCGCTCAGCGACGCCGGCTACGAGACCGTGATGGTCAACTGCAACCCGGAGACGGTCTCCACCGACTACGACACCTCCGACCGCCTGTACTTCGAGCCGCTGACGCTGGAAGACGTGCTGGAGATCGTGCACGCCGAGACCCTCGCGGGCCCGGTCGCCGGTGTCGTCGTCCAGCTCGGCGGCCAGACCCCGCTGGGCCTGTCGCAGGCGCTCAAGGACAACGGCGTGCCCGTCGTCGGCACCTCCCCGGAGGCGATCCACGCCGCCGAGGACCGCGGCGCCTTCGGCCGCGTCCTGGCCGAGGCCGGCCTGCCCGCCCCCAAGCACGGCACCGCCACCACCTTCGACGAGGCCAAGGCGATCGCCGACGAGATCGGCTACCCCGTCCTCGTACGCCCGTCGTACGTGCTCGGCGGGCGCGGCATGGAGATCGTCTACGACGAGACCCGGCTCTCCGCGTACATCGCCGAGTCCACCGAGATCAGCCCCACCCGGCCGGTCCTGGTCGACCGCTTCCTCGACGACGCCATCGAGATCGACGTCGACGCCCTCTACGACGGCACCGAGCTGTACCTCGGCGGCGTCATGGAGCACATCGAGGAGGCCGGCATCCACTCCGGCGACTCCGCCTGCGCGCTGCCCCCGATCACCCTCGGCGGCCACGACGTCAAGCGGCTGCGCGCCTCCACCGAGGCCATCGCCAAGGGCGTCGGCGTCCGCGGCCTGATCAACATCCAGTTCGCGCTGTCCGGCGACATCCTCTACGTCCTGGAGGCCAACCCGCGCGCCTCGCGGACCGTGCCCTTCACCTCGAAGGCGACCGCGGTCCCGCTCGCCAAGGCCGCCGCCCGGATCTCGCTGGGCGCGACCGTCGCGGAGCTGCGCGAGGAGGGCCTGCTGCCCAAGAGCGGCGACGGCGGCACGCTGCCGCTGGACGCGCCGATCTCCGTCAAGGAGGCCGTCATGCCGTGGTCGCGCTTCCGCGACATCCACGGCCGCGGCGTCGACACCATTCTCGGCCCGGAGATGCGCTCCACCGGCGAGGTCATGGGCATCGACTCGGTCTTCGGCACCGCGTACGCCAAGTCGCAGGCCGGCGCCTACGGACCGCTGCCCACCAAGGGCCGCGCCTTCATCTCGGTGGCCAACCGCGACAAGCGCTCGATGATCTTCCCGGCCCGCGAGCTGGTCGCCCACGGCTTCGAGCTGCTGGCCACCTCCGGCACCGCCGAGGTCCTCAAGCGCAACGGCATCAACGCCACCGTCGTGCGTAAGCTGTCCGAGGGCGAGGGCCCGAACGGCGAGCGGACCATCGTCCAGCTGATCCACGAGGGCGGTGTCGACCTCATCGTCAACACCCCCTACGGGACCGGCGGCCGGCTCGACGGCTACGAGATCCGCACCGCGGCCGTCGCCCGGTCCGTGCCCTGCCTGACCACGGTCCAGGCGCTCGCCGCGGCCGTCCAGGGCATCGACGCCCTCAACGGCGGAGACGTCGGCGTCCGTTCCCTCCAGGAACACGCGGAACATCTGACCGCGGCCCGCGACTAG
- the carA gene encoding glutamine-hydrolyzing carbamoyl-phosphate synthase small subunit, whose amino-acid sequence MTTSTRGAQVPAVLVLEDGRIFRGRAYGAVGETFGEAVFSTGMTGYQETLTDPSYHRQVVVMTAPHVGNTGVNDEDPESKRIWVSGYVVRDPARTPSNWRSRRTLDEELANQDVVGISGIDTRALTRHLRERGAMRVGIFSGAAVTDEAAMLARVQEAPEMKGADLSAEVATKEAYVVPAIGTRKFTVAAVDLGIKGMTPHRMAERGIEVHVLPATATLEEIYAVAPDGVFFSNGPGDPSTADHPVALMQGVLERQTPLFGICFGNQILGRALGFGTYKLKYGHRGINQPVQDRSTGKVEVTAHNHGFAVDAPLDKVSDTAYGRAEVSHVCLNDQVVEGLQLLDRPAFSVQYHPEAAAGPHDAAYLFDRFVSLMEGQRA is encoded by the coding sequence ATGACGACCTCCACCCGGGGAGCCCAGGTTCCCGCCGTACTCGTCCTGGAGGACGGCCGCATCTTCCGCGGCCGCGCCTACGGGGCTGTGGGGGAGACCTTCGGCGAGGCGGTCTTCTCCACCGGCATGACCGGCTACCAGGAGACGCTGACCGACCCCTCGTACCACCGCCAGGTCGTCGTGATGACCGCCCCGCACGTCGGCAACACCGGCGTCAACGACGAGGACCCCGAGTCGAAGCGGATCTGGGTCTCCGGCTACGTCGTCCGCGACCCCGCCCGCACCCCCTCCAATTGGCGCTCCCGCCGCACCCTCGACGAGGAGCTGGCCAACCAGGACGTCGTCGGCATCAGCGGCATCGACACCCGCGCCCTCACCCGCCACCTGCGCGAGCGCGGCGCCATGCGCGTCGGCATCTTCTCCGGCGCGGCCGTCACCGACGAGGCCGCGATGCTGGCCCGCGTCCAGGAGGCCCCCGAGATGAAGGGCGCCGACCTGTCCGCCGAGGTCGCCACCAAGGAGGCCTACGTCGTCCCCGCGATCGGGACCAGGAAGTTCACGGTCGCCGCGGTCGACCTCGGCATCAAGGGCATGACCCCGCACCGGATGGCCGAGCGCGGCATCGAGGTGCACGTCCTGCCCGCCACCGCCACCCTGGAGGAGATCTACGCGGTCGCCCCCGACGGCGTCTTCTTCTCCAACGGCCCCGGCGACCCCTCCACCGCCGACCACCCCGTCGCCCTCATGCAGGGCGTCCTGGAGCGGCAGACCCCGCTCTTCGGCATCTGCTTCGGCAACCAGATCCTGGGCCGTGCGCTCGGCTTCGGCACGTACAAGCTGAAGTACGGCCACCGGGGGATCAACCAGCCCGTGCAGGACCGCTCGACCGGCAAGGTCGAGGTCACCGCGCACAACCACGGCTTCGCCGTCGACGCCCCGCTCGACAAGGTCTCCGACACCGCCTACGGGCGCGCCGAGGTCTCCCACGTCTGCCTGAACGACCAGGTCGTCGAGGGCCTCCAGCTGCTCGACCGGCCGGCCTTCAGCGTCCAGTACCACCCCGAGGCGGCCGCCGGCCCGCACGACGCCGCGTACCTCTTCGACCGCTTCGTTTCCCTGATGGAGGGCCAGCGTGCCTAA